The following DNA comes from Deltaproteobacteria bacterium.
CGCCCGCCGGCCGCGCGCGCGCTGGCCGCGGCGATCGGCGCCTACCTGGCGATCGCTCTCGCGGTGCCGGCGCTGCGCGGCGCCGCCGGCCGGCCGGGGTTCGCCCGTCACGCCGCCTGGGTGCTCGGCGGCTGCGCGATCCTCGCCGGCGTCGCCGCGGCCGCGGCCGCCATCCGCCGGCTCGCGCGGCGCGGGCCGAGTGAATCATCCCGGCCCGCCGCGCGTTCAACGGAGGCCGCTCCGGCGGCGCTCTCGTCGTCCCGAGGAGGTTCCACATGACCTGTCGCGTTGCACTCCGCGTGCCCGTCGCTGTCGCCGTGTGCGCCGGCGCGCTGGCCGCCGCGCCCGCCGCCCGCGCCGACCAGTGCGCCTGGGTCGAACCCGAGGTCGCCGCCCGGGCGAGACACATCGTCGCCCGCAACCCGAACTGGCTGCCGTGGTGCGAGCCGTGCGGCGAGCCCGCCCCGGGGACGCCGCGACGCGCGCAATCGGTCGTCGAGCGCCCGGTCGACCACGGCGATTGGCAGCTGTTCGTCGACGACGAGCCGGTCGACCTGGCCTACACGTTCGTCGAAGTCGCGCCGGGCCGGTTCGACAACCTCGCGCGGCTGGCGGGATGCGCCGCGTTCGGCGTGTCCGAGCACGTGCGCGTCGACCGCGTGACGCCGACCGGCGTGCTGCTGGCCGGATCGCCGGCACCGCCGCCAGCGGTCGTCGAGGCCGACCCGCCCGCGGTGTGCCCCGCCGCGGCGGCCTCCGTTCCGGTCGATCGGGGACCGCCTGCCCCGCCCGTTCCGGCGTGGCTCATGGCGCTCGCGTGGACCGGTGCGCTCGTACTCGGCGGCGCCGTCGGCGCGCTCGCCGGCGCGCTCGCCGTCCTGCACACGCGACGTTGCCGATGCAACGCAATTCCCCGCGCGATCGCCGTCAGCCGGCGAGCGCCGCGATGAGCCGCCGCATGTCGTCCGGCAGCGGCGACTCGAACCGCAAGGGCTCGCCGGTGATCGGGTGCGCGAACGCCAGCACCGCCGCGTGCAGCGCCTGCCGGTCGATCCGGTCCGCGAACGGCCGGCGGCGCCGGCCGTAGACCGCGTCGCCCACGACCGGCGAGCCGGCGTCCGCGAAGTGGACGCGGATCTGGTGGGTGCGGCCGGTGGCGAGCGTGCAGCGCACCACCGCCGCGCCGGCGAGGTCTTGCACCACGCGCCAGTGCGTCACCGCTCGCTTGCCGCGCGCCACCTTCGACGAGAACTTCTTGCGGTCGTTCGGGTGGCGGCCGTGCAGCGTGTCGAACACGCCCTCGCGCGCCCGCGGCGGCGGCGCCACCACCGCGATGTACTCGCGCTCGATCGCGCTGCCCTTGCCGGAGGCGAACCGGTCGACCAGTGCCCGGTGCGCCGCGTCGGTCTTGGTCGCGACCATCACGCCGGAGGTGTCCTTGTCGAGGCGATGGACGATGCCCGGGCGCAACGCCCCGCCGATCCCGGACAGGTCGCGGCAGTGCGCGAGCAGCGCGTTGACCAGCGTGCCGTCGGGATGGCCCGGCGCCGGGTGGACGACGAGCCCGGCCGGCTTGTCGATCGCGATCAGGTGCTCGTCCTCGTACAGCACCGTCAGCGGGATGTCCTGCGGCACCGCGCGCGCCTCGACCGGCGGGCGCACGACGACTTCGACCGCGTCGCCCGGGCGCAACCGATAGCCGGGGCGCGCGGCCGCGCCGTTGACGGTGACGTCGCCGGCGTCGATCAGGCGCTGCGCCTGCGCGCGCGACAGCGCGCGAACCCGGTCCGACACGATCCGGGCCACGAACTGGTCGAGCCGAACGCGATCGGCCCCCTCGAAGACGACCCGCTGGCGCGCTACCAGATCTTCGATTTGACGTGCCCCTTCGACTTGACCAGAACGTCCACGATCGCGCGGTCGTAGATGTTTTGCTCGAAGATCTCCGGGGTCACGCGGCTCTGGAACAACTCGCGACCCTCGTCGATCTCCTCTTTCATCACCTCGAACAGGGTGTCGTTGGCGATGCCTTCGAGGATCTTCGCCTCGTGGTACAGAGTGAGGTCCGACGCGATCGCCCGCGCAAGCTGGCGCGCGCGCTTCGGGTTGTCGATCGTGGTCGCCATGGATCGCCAGTTTACCAGCCGGGCGTGCCGCCTTCCACCTGCGACGGCCGCCACGGCGCGTCGAGGTCCGGCACCGCGACGTCCTCGCGCTCGAGCGACCGGCCCGCGCCGGGGTAGGCCGGGTCGTCGAAGCTGGTGACGATGCGGCCGCGTCCGTCGACCACGACCAGCGCATCGGCATAGTCGAGGTCGAGGCCGTCGGCCGCCACCGCGATACGCCCGCCGGCCGGCACCGCGCCGGACAGCGCGATCTCGCCGCCGTCGCGGCCGCACAGAACCAACCCGGCCAGCGGCGTGTCGCCGCCGTCGAGGTTCGCCAGCTCGACGAACGGATCGTCGCCCTCGCCCACGAACACCTCGCTGATCGCGACCGGCGCGAGCCCGGTCGTGTCGGTGTTGGGGCCGGCGCTGCGGTCGTACGCGCGGCGCCACGCGGCGTAGTAGTCGCGCGCGACCTGCGGGTCGCGCACGATGACGACGCTCTCGTCGTTGGACGTGGCCGCCTTTGCAGTCAAGTTGAACGAGCCAGTGATGACGGTGGCGCCGGGGGTGCCGTAGTCGATCACGATGACCTTGTTGTGCAGCAGCGCGTCGAAGTACGGGCGGCGCACGTCCAACCCGGCGCCGACGAGCGCGCCGTATTGCGTCGCCGCGTTGGCGGAGCGGCGGTCGACCACGCCGCGCACGTCGACGCCGCGGTCGGCAGCCGCGAGCAGCTCGGCGCCGATCTCCTCGTCGTAGAACGAAAACTGCGAAAAGTAGATGCTGCGCCGCGCCCCGCGGATCGCGTCGAGGATGTGTCGCCGCGGGTCGTCGGTCGGCGCAAAGTAGACCTCGATCCGCGCGCCGTCGACGTAGGCGACGTGACCGCCGCCGTCGCGTTTGCTCGGGCCGAACGCGCCGGCGAACATCTCGTCGACCTCCGCGGCGTGCGTCGCCGCGAGTGCGGGCGAATCGATGGACATCGCATTGTCCCAGGCGATGAATCCGCGGCCGTCCTCCGCCAGCGGGTTGTACGAGCCGGTCCACACCCACCGGCCGTCCCGAACCAGGAACTTGTTGTGCTGCCGTGCGGTGCGGCCGTCGCCGACGACGGCCACCCCCGCCGCGCGCAGGGTGCCGTACGCGCCGGCGTAGCTCGGGTCGTCGAGGTAGGTCGAGTCCGTCACCACGCGCACGCGCACGCCGCGCCGGGCGGCGTCCGCGAGCGCGGCGACGACCTGCGGGTGATCGATTTGGTACAGCGCCGCGTCGAGGGAGAAGCGGGCCTCCTCGATCCACGCGGCGAGCGCCGCGGGCAGCGGGTTGGCTGCCTGCACCCCCGGCAGCGCGAACCAGGTGCGAATGCGGCCGGTGTCGACCGCGTTGCGCACGCCCGCGGTCGCGCCGAACCGCGACAGTTGCCAGCGCGTCTTGAGCCGCCGCTCGACCGACACGCCCGGCGCCGCCGGCTCGGTGGCGTCCGCGCGGTCCGACACCCACAGATCGGGCGTGCGCACGATCAGCCGCTTGCTGTAGCGCAGCAGCGCATCCAGCGGCTTGGAGGTGGCTACCGCCGGCACCCAGGCCGGCAGGCGCGCGAGGACGTCCGAGCCGGCGTCGGCCACGACGGCGAGCCCGCCGGGCGGCACGACGTGGGCGCGGCCCGGATGCGGCTGGAGCACGACGCGGCGGTAGCTGAACGACACCCGGAAGTCGACCAGGTCCACGGGCGCGGCGCCGTCGTTGCGCAGCTCGACGAAGTCGTCGCCTACCTCGACGACGACGATCGGCCCGGCCATCGACTCGAACTTGCCGTCCCGGGTCTCGTCCCAGCCGCCCTCGGGCTCCGTCTCCTCGTAGCCCGCCTGTTCGGGTGCGCACGCCGCGGCCGCGACCCACACCGCCATCAGGTAGGAAAACCAACGCATCGCGCGCCCGCCATAGCAATCGGCGCGCCAGGCATTTCCTCTCAAATTCCCGTACGCTACGCGCCGGTCGGCCCCGTCGCGGTGGCAGCGCCAGCTGCCGTCGACGCCGCATGCGACACCCCCGGCGTCCGGGTGTCCACGAATGCGACAGTTTCGGCCACGGCGCGCCTGCGGCGTCCGAGCGGCCCCCGCCTCCGTCAGCCGGGCTGTGTCGCGGCGCGCGCCCGGCGAAACCGCGCCAGATACGTGTCGACGACGCGCTCCTCGTCCAGCTGCAGCATGCGGGCGATCTGAACGAGGAACCCGCGCACGTACACGGTGGCGGGCAGTTTGCGCACGTTCTCCTCCTCGATCGCCTCGAGGTAGGCCATCCCGATCTTGGTGCGCTCGGCGATCGCGCGCAGGTCGATGCCCATCGCCTCGCGCACCTCGCGAAGCAGCGCTCCGGTGAACTCGGTGTCCGGCGCGAGCGGCGGCGGCGACGGGCGCGGCGGCGGCGCGGGCTCGGCGGGCGCGGCGCGATCGACTGCCGCGAGCGCGTTGTCGCTGTCCTCGCGGCGCGCGGCCTGCGGCACGCCGCCCGGAAACAGCGCCTGATCGTAGGCCTTGCGCGACGTGGGGTCCATCAATGTCTCGTACGCCTCGTCGAGCTTGACGTGCAGGTCGTCGAGCCGCGATTTGTTGTACAGCGCACCGACCACCAGCGAGTCGCGCCCATACACCTCGCGCACCCGACGGTTCGCCCGCCGGATCTCCTCCTCGGTCGCACCGGGGTCGACGCCGAGCAGGTCGTAGTACGTCTCCGGGGACGCGGGCAACGCCGGCAGTTCGGCGGTGTCGCGGCCGACGAGCCGCCGCGCGACCTTTTCGAGGCAACGCGCGACCCGCGACTCGGGATGCTCGACGAGCAACGGCCGGCGCCGGCGCACCGACACGGATACCGCGTCGTCGTATTCGAGGTAGCCGAGCGGATCGACCGGCACGCCGAACCGGCGCTGCACCGCCCGCGCGAGATCGCCGCACAGCGCCATGTCGGCCTTGGACCGCGCCATGTTCACGACGAGCCGCGGGCGAAACCGGCGCATCTCCGCGTCCACCCGGTCCGCGAGCCCCTCGTCGAGGTCGCGCGCCCGGTCGCGGATGTCGATCGGCGACGGGATGCCCCCCTCGTACATGCGCAGCTCGTCCGCGGGGAAATCGGCGGCGGCGCCGATGCCCACCTTGCGAAGCCGGCGGACGAACGCGGCGCGCATCAGCCGGTAGCCGAGTTCGACCGCGGGCGGCTCCGGCACGACGACCACGACGCCGGCGTCGGCGACCAGAAACAGGTCCAGGGTCGTGCCGGCGGTGCCGCCGGCGAGGTCGAGTACGACCACGTCCGCGTCGATCTGGCGCAGTCGCGCGATCAGCTTGTTGACCTGCGCCGACTTGGGGTTCGCCGCGGTCGCGGGGTCGCCCTCGGCCGCGAGCAGCCCGAGCGACGGGATGCCCGTGTCGACGATCACCTGGTCGACCGGGACGCTCGCGTTGGCGAGCAACTGCGCGAGCGTGTGGTGCGGCCGCGGTACCCCGACGAACTGGTGCAGGTTGGCGCTGCCGAACGCCGCGTCGACGACTACGACGCGGCGGCCGAGCGTCGCGAGAAAGATGCCGACGTTGGCGGCCACCAGTGACTTGCCAGTCCCGCCTTTGCCGCTGGCGACGGCGATGATGCGAGGTCCGCCCTCGGGGGCTTCCTTTCCCGCCACAGCCGGCAGACTATCACAGCGAGCGGATCGCGTCGGCCACCGAGGCGACCTCGGCGTCGCGCACGGTGCGGACGTCGAGCCACACCTCGTCGTCCGCAATTCGACCGACGATCGGCACCGGCCGCGCGCGCAGCTTGCGGTCGATCGCGCCGGCGCTGCAGCCGGGCCGGTCGGGATCGCGCGGCCGCAGCGCGACCGCCCACGACGGCAGCGCCGCCCGCGGCATCGCGCCGCCGCCAACCGCCGAGTCGCACGCTCGAACCGCGACCGCCAGCCACGCCGGCGGTTCGCCGACCCGCGCGACGATCGCGTCGGCGCGCGCGCGAAGCTGCTCGGCGCCGGCGCGAAGCATCGCGATCGCCGGGATCTGATCGAGCGCCCCGTCGCGGTAGAGCGACGCGGTCGCCTCGAGCGCGGCGATCGTCATCTTGTCGGGGCGCAAGGCGCGCATCAGCGGATGGGCGCGGACCGCGGAGATCGCCGCCGCGCGCCCCGCGAGCACGCCGGCCTGCGGGCCCCCGAGCAGCTTGTCGCCGGAAAACGTCGCCAAGTCGACCCCGGTGGCGAGCGCCTCGCGGACGCTCGGCTCGCCCGGCAGGCCGATCGCCCGCTGGTCGGCGCTCGTAATCAGCGCACCGGATCCGAGATCGATCATCGTCGGCAGACCGTGCGCCCGGCCGATCGCGACCAGCTCGTCGAGTTCCACCTCGGCGGTAAAGCCGACCACATCGAAGTTGGACCGATGCACCTTCAATAAAAGTGCGGTGTCGTCACAAATTGCGGCCGTGTAGTCGCGGGCGTGGGTCTTGTTGGTGGTGCCAACCTCGACGAGGCGCGCGCCCGACAGGCGCATGACGTCGGGAATGCGAAACGACCCGCCGATTTCGACCAGCTCGCCGCGCGATACGACCACCTCGCGCCCGGCGGCGAGCGCCGACAGGGCGATCAGGACCGCCCCGGCGTTGTTGTTGACCACCGCGACGTCCTCGGCGCCGGTGAGGTCGCGCAACACGCCGGCCAGATGGGCGTGGCGCGACCCGCGGGAACGACCGTCCACGTCATACTCGAGGTTGCTGTAGCCGGTGGCGATCTCGCGGACGCGGTCCGCCGCCGCCTCCGGTAGCGGCGCGCGGCCCAGGTTCGTGTGCAGCACAACGCCGGTCGCGTTGATCACACGCCGCAACGACGGCCGGACCAGATCGCGAGCGATCGCCTCCACCTCGGCAGCGGTGACGTCGGGCCGCTCCGCCTCTCCCGCGAGGATCTGCCGGCGGCGCCGGTCGATCGCCCGCCGCGCCGCCTCCGCGACCGCCCAGCGCGGCGCCGCGATCGCCGCCACGTCCGACTCGCGGAGCAGCGCGTCCACCTTCGGCAGCCGGCGAAGCAGTTGTTTGGTCTGCGCGTTCACCGGCCGCCAGGCTACCATGTCGACCGGGGCCCGCGCGGCGGGTCGTCACGCGCGCATGAACATCCTCGCCACATCGTCGCTGCTCGCGGCGCTCGTCACCCTCGCGATCGGCGCGTCCGTGCTGCTGCGCGACCGGACCCGCAAGACCTACACATCGTTCGCGTCGTTCACGTTCACGCTCGCGCTGTGGCACCTGCTGAACTTCGTCGCCCGCGCGACCGGCAGCGAGCTGTTCGCGTGGCTCGCGCTGTGGCCGGCGGCCACGATCCCGCCGACCGCGTTGCGGTTCTTCCGCCACTTCTTGGCGGAGCCGCGCCTCGGCGGCAAACCGCGGCCGCCGCGGGTCACGCTCGTATGGACGGTCGCCGCCTATCTGGCCCTGATCTACTCGGCGATCCGCGCGCTCACCGGCCGGACGCCGATCCACGGCGAGTTGTGGTTCCAGATCCCGTTTGGCGCCTACGTGTTCGGCGGGCTGTACCGGTGCGTCCTCGATCTCTACCTGCAGTACCGCGCCACCGTCACGAAGGTCGAAAAGACGCGCATCCGCTACCTGATGCTGGGCGGCCTGGTGTCGATCACGCTCGCGCTCACCGACTACCTGCCGCAGAGGTTCGGCATCGCATGGCCCACGATCGGCAACGTCCTCACCATCCTGTATCTGTACTTCCTGTCCCAGACGCTGTTTCGCTATCGCCTGCTCGACCTCAACGAACTGGTCGGCAAGATCGTCGTACTCGGCACGCTCGTCGTGCTGCTGTCCGCCGTGTACGGCCTATTGCTCGCGTGGGTCGGCGGCGGGCAAGAGGGCCTGTTCCTGCTCAACACCCTCGTCGCCTCGTTCGTGATTCTGATCCTGTTCGAGCCGGTCCGCACGCGGCTGGAAAACAGCATCAACCGGTGGCTGTTGCGCCAGCGCCACGAACTGCGCGGCCGCCTCGAGCGGTTGCGCGCGTCGCTCGTGAACGTGGTCAACGTCAACACGATGGTCCACATCATTCTCGCCGCACTCGAGGAGTCGCGGCGCGTCACCCACGCGTCGGTCTACCTGCTCGATTCCGACGGCGGCGGGTACGACCTGGCCGGTCACTACGGCGAAAAACCGATCGAGCGCATCGAGGCGGCGGCCTACCGGCCGCTGCTGGATCGGCTCCGCGAGGGGCCGATCGACATCGACACGCTCCGCCGCGAACTGGAGTTTCTCGAGGCGGCGAGCGCCAGCTCGCAAAAGACGGCCATCGAATCGCTCGACGCGATCGCGCGGGCGATGGACGACATGCACGCGTCCATCGTCGTGCCGATGCTCGGCTCCGAGGAGACGGAAAAAGGACCTTGGTTGCTCGGCTTGATCGCGGTGCGCGACGAGCGCGCCGACACCGCGTTCGGCGTCGACGAGATCGACCTGTTCGCGCAAGTGGCCGCGCAGGCGGCGCTGACGATCGAGAACACGCAGGCATTCGAACAAATGAAGGAGCGCGACCGCCTGGCCGACATCGGCCAGATGGCGGCCGGCCTCGCGCACGAGATCCGCAACCCGCTCGGCGCGATCAAGGGAGCCGCCCAGCTACTCGTCGGCCCCGATGGTGCGCCGATCAAGTCGCAGCAGGACATCAGCGAGTTCCTCGACATCATCATTCAGGAGACCGACCGCCTCAACAAGGTCGTGACCCAGTTTCTCGACTATGCCCGGCCGGCCCGCGGAGAGACGAGCGACCACGTCCAGGTCGACCTCAACGAAGTCGTCCGCAAGACGGTGCAACTGCTCGAGGCCAGCGACGATGCGGCCAACGTGGAGATCACCGTCAAGCTCGACGACCTGCTGCCGCCGGTCGCGGGCGATCCCGAGCAGCTCCGCCAGGTGTTCCTCAACCTCGGGCTCAACGCGCTCCAGGCGATGCCGGACGGCGGTCACCTCGAGATCATCACAACGCGGCGGCGGCGCAGCGCGCTCGGCTACGGCTCGTTTGCGGAGGTCCGGTTTCGCGACACCGGCCCGGGCATCCCCCGCGACAAGCGCAAGAACCTGTTCATCCCGTTTTACACGACCAAGCAGAAGGGCACCGGCCTGGGGCTCGCGATCTCGCAGCGCATCGTCACGCAGCACAACGGCACGATCGAGGTGCGCTCGCGCGAGGGCCACGGCGCGACCTTTTCCGTGTTCCTGCCGGCCCTGGGGCCGTCGCTGGCCCCGCGCACCGCCGAACAAGTCGCCGAATCGCCGACCCAGCCGCTGCACGCGCTCCGGGCCGACGTCGAGCCGGAGGAGCCGACCGATCCCGGCGCCGGCACCGACCCGGGCAGCGACCCGGGCCGGCCGCGCGCCGACACCGCCGAGCCGCACCGCACCAGGGGCTCAATGGTAGAGTCCGGCGAGGTATGACCGCCCATGGCCGCATTCTCGTCGCCGACGACGAGCGCAACCTCCGGCGCGTCCTGTCCGCGATCTTGCAGCGCGACGGCTACGAGGTCGTCGAAGCGACCGACGGCGCCGAGGCGCTCGAACGGCTCGACAGCGACATCGACGTCGTGATCACCGACCTCAAGATGCCTCGGGTCGACGGGATGGAGGTGCTCGAACAGGTCACGCGGCGCGAACCGGGCACGCCGGTCATCATGATCACGGCGTTTGGCACGGTCGACAATGCGGTCGCGTCGGTCAAGGCCGGCGCGTTCGACTACATCGAGAAGCCGTTCGACCAGGACCAGATCCGGCAGATCGTGGCGAAAGCGGTCAAGCAGAGCGCCGCGAACCGCCGCGCCCTGCGCGCGATCGCCGAGGAAGGTGAAGCCCGCGGCCGCTTCGGCCTCGTCGGCGACAGCCCGGAGATGCGGGACATCTACGACGTGATCGAAAAGGTCGCGGACACGCCGTCGACCGTGCTCATCACGGGGGAGTCCGGCACAGGCAAGGAGCTGGTCGCACGCGCGCTGCACGAGCACAGCGCGCGGCGCGACAAGCCGTTCATTCGCATCAACTGCGCGGCGATCCCAAAGACGCTCATGGAGTCGGAGCTGTTCGGCTACGAAAAGGGCGCGTTCACGGGCGCGACGAACTCCAAACCGGGACGATTCGAACTGGCCGATGGCGGTACGTTGTTTCTCGACGAGATCGGCGAGATTCCCGTCGAGATGCAGGTGAAGCTGCTGCGGGCGATCCAGGAGTCGGAGTTCGAGCGGGTCGGCGGCATCAAGACGCTCAAAGTGGACGTTCGGCTGGTGACGGCGACCAATCGCGACCTCGAGCAGGAAGTGCGCGCCGGGACGTTCCGCGAGGACCTGTACTACCGACTGAACGTCGTACCGATCCGCATTCCGCCGCTGCGCGAGCGCAAGTCGGATATCCCGCTGCTCGTCGACCACATCATCCGCAAGTTCAACTTGCGGCTGAAAAAGGATATCGCCGGCATATCGGACGCCGCGCTGGCCCGGCTGCAGGAGCACTCGTGGCCCGGCAACATTCGCGAGCTCGAGAACGTGCTCGAACGCACGCTGCTGTTCTGCAAGGGGGCCACGATCGATGTGACCGACCTGCCGGAGGAGTTGGGCGACGCGCCTGCGACCGGCGACCGCATTGCCAGCGAGCGGCGCCCCGCGGTCGCGGCCGGCGACCCGATCGCCAGCGGCCAGCCGGCGTCCCTCAAGGACATCGTTCGGGCGGAGACGACGCGAGTCGAAAAGGAGCTCATCGCCCGGGCGCTCGACGAAACCGGCGGCAACGTGACGCAGGCCGCAAAGCTGCTCAAGATCAGCCGCAAGAGTCTTCAGATGAAGATGAAGGAGTTCGGCTTGCGCGATCGCGAGGCGCCCGACCCGCCCGCGAAGTCGTAGACCGCCGCGAGGTCGCGCCCCGGTCGCGAGGCGCGGATCCGCACCGGATCCCGTCGCGGCGCCCGGCCGGCACCCGGCGGACGCCGTCGTCGTCGTCTCGCCCGGCGCGCTCGCCGGAAGGCCGCACGGGTGCCGCCCCGGTCGGCGCGCGAATCGGCGCGACACCCGGCCAGCGGCGGCGAACTCGGCCGGGCGCAACCGCCGCCGGGGACTTTGCCCGCGACACGGCTCTTGCTAGCATGGCTCGGCCTTGGCTCGCTGGATCCGATTGCTCGCCGCCGCGTGCGCGCTCGCACGCCCCGCCGTCGTTCGCGCCGACGGCGGCGACTACACGGAGATTGCGAGTTCGTTCGACGAGGACGACCCGTTCGACCTGCACGTGTCGATCGATTACGCCTATTCGAGCTACCGCGCCGGCATCAAACGCGAGATCGCGGGCGTGGTGGACCCGAACTTGGTCGACCGCACGGCGCTCGGCAAGGATCTCGTCTACGAGGGCACGCGCCACACGATCACGCCTCGGCTCACGGTCGGCCTCGCTCCGGACGTCGAGCTGTCGCTGGCGTTGCCGGTCGTGCTGCGCGACGCGTACACGCTGTCGTTCGATCGTACGGCCGGTAGCTGCGTGCTGCCGCCGGCACCCGGCGCCACCTGCGTCAACGCGCTCAACTCGACTACCGTGCAAGACGGCCTGTTGCCGCCGACCGGGTTCGACGCCGACGATCCCGGCGGCCCGGGCTTCACCGACCCGGACGATCCGACGATCTTTCGCGGCACGCCCCGCAAGGGACTCGACCAGCTCCACGT
Coding sequences within:
- a CDS encoding L-seryl-tRNA(Sec) selenium transferase, which translates into the protein MVAWRPVNAQTKQLLRRLPKVDALLRESDVAAIAAPRWAVAEAARRAIDRRRRQILAGEAERPDVTAAEVEAIARDLVRPSLRRVINATGVVLHTNLGRAPLPEAAADRVREIATGYSNLEYDVDGRSRGSRHAHLAGVLRDLTGAEDVAVVNNNAGAVLIALSALAAGREVVVSRGELVEIGGSFRIPDVMRLSGARLVEVGTTNKTHARDYTAAICDDTALLLKVHRSNFDVVGFTAEVELDELVAIGRAHGLPTMIDLGSGALITSADQRAIGLPGEPSVREALATGVDLATFSGDKLLGGPQAGVLAGRAAAISAVRAHPLMRALRPDKMTIAALEATASLYRDGALDQIPAIAMLRAGAEQLRARADAIVARVGEPPAWLAVAVRACDSAVGGGAMPRAALPSWAVALRPRDPDRPGCSAGAIDRKLRARPVPIVGRIADDEVWLDVRTVRDAEVASVADAIRSL
- a CDS encoding sigma-54-dependent Fis family transcriptional regulator; translated protein: MTAHGRILVADDERNLRRVLSAILQRDGYEVVEATDGAEALERLDSDIDVVITDLKMPRVDGMEVLEQVTRREPGTPVIMITAFGTVDNAVASVKAGAFDYIEKPFDQDQIRQIVAKAVKQSAANRRALRAIAEEGEARGRFGLVGDSPEMRDIYDVIEKVADTPSTVLITGESGTGKELVARALHEHSARRDKPFIRINCAAIPKTLMESELFGYEKGAFTGATNSKPGRFELADGGTLFLDEIGEIPVEMQVKLLRAIQESEFERVGGIKTLKVDVRLVTATNRDLEQEVRAGTFREDLYYRLNVVPIRIPPLRERKSDIPLLVDHIIRKFNLRLKKDIAGISDAALARLQEHSWPGNIRELENVLERTLLFCKGATIDVTDLPEELGDAPATGDRIASERRPAVAAGDPIASGQPASLKDIVRAETTRVEKELIARALDETGGNVTQAAKLLKISRKSLQMKMKEFGLRDREAPDPPAKS
- a CDS encoding GAF domain-containing protein, whose protein sequence is MSTGARAAGRHARMNILATSSLLAALVTLAIGASVLLRDRTRKTYTSFASFTFTLALWHLLNFVARATGSELFAWLALWPAATIPPTALRFFRHFLAEPRLGGKPRPPRVTLVWTVAAYLALIYSAIRALTGRTPIHGELWFQIPFGAYVFGGLYRCVLDLYLQYRATVTKVEKTRIRYLMLGGLVSITLALTDYLPQRFGIAWPTIGNVLTILYLYFLSQTLFRYRLLDLNELVGKIVVLGTLVVLLSAVYGLLLAWVGGGQEGLFLLNTLVASFVILILFEPVRTRLENSINRWLLRQRHELRGRLERLRASLVNVVNVNTMVHIILAALEESRRVTHASVYLLDSDGGGYDLAGHYGEKPIERIEAAAYRPLLDRLREGPIDIDTLRRELEFLEAASASSQKTAIESLDAIARAMDDMHASIVVPMLGSEETEKGPWLLGLIAVRDERADTAFGVDEIDLFAQVAAQAALTIENTQAFEQMKERDRLADIGQMAAGLAHEIRNPLGAIKGAAQLLVGPDGAPIKSQQDISEFLDIIIQETDRLNKVVTQFLDYARPARGETSDHVQVDLNEVVRKTVQLLEASDDAANVEITVKLDDLLPPVAGDPEQLRQVFLNLGLNALQAMPDGGHLEIITTRRRRSALGYGSFAEVRFRDTGPGIPRDKRKNLFIPFYTTKQKGTGLGLAISQRIVTQHNGTIEVRSREGHGATFSVFLPALGPSLAPRTAEQVAESPTQPLHALRADVEPEEPTDPGAGTDPGSDPGRPRADTAEPHRTRGSMVESGEV
- a CDS encoding RluA family pseudouridine synthase, yielding MVARQRVVFEGADRVRLDQFVARIVSDRVRALSRAQAQRLIDAGDVTVNGAAARPGYRLRPGDAVEVVVRPPVEARAVPQDIPLTVLYEDEHLIAIDKPAGLVVHPAPGHPDGTLVNALLAHCRDLSGIGGALRPGIVHRLDKDTSGVMVATKTDAAHRALVDRFASGKGSAIEREYIAVVAPPPRAREGVFDTLHGRHPNDRKKFSSKVARGKRAVTHWRVVQDLAGAAVVRCTLATGRTHQIRVHFADAGSPVVGDAVYGRRRRPFADRIDRQALHAAVLAFAHPITGEPLRFESPLPDDMRRLIAALAG